In the Oncorhynchus nerka isolate Pitt River linkage group LG2, Oner_Uvic_2.0, whole genome shotgun sequence genome, one interval contains:
- the LOC115134076 gene encoding trafficking protein particle complex subunit 10-like, whose product MEAHEEKPIIYTMENKPIVTCAGDQSLFTSLYTSLAQQLPRESMEWRRSYGRAPKMIHLEANFVQFKEELLPKDGNRALLTFPFLHIYWTDCCDTEMYKASVKDDMLRWQSTLRLHGSVDWLIVVVESEAKKKNKTNILPRTSIVDKIRNDFCNKQSDRCVVLSDPLKESSRSQDSWSSFLTKLRTLLLMSFTKNLGRFEDDMRTLREKRTEPGWSFCEYFMVQEELAFVFEMLQQFEDALVQYDELDALFTQYVLNFGAGDGANWLGSFCAPVKRWSGLLLRRPIDMEKRELIQRGEASLLDLRSYLFSRQCTLLIFLQRPWEVTQRALELLHNCVQELRLLEVYVVQGALDCWVFLSCLEVLHRIEGCCDRAQLEANCSHTVGLWTYATEKLKSLGYLCGLVAEKVPTSEDLNRTVDLLAGLGEERPETVNSLQSPYKKLNEALSSVEAFEKHYLELSHAAMEMYRAIGRMRSARLIGKSLAEFYMKKGDPERAESFLDDSLRSYVAEGWSLQVTHTRKQMAECQKLLQQTEDYLQTSALLAGDANLTEEERKHFCQEILTFASQPPAPSDQTVALSMAAFAQLRQMQFSPPGAVVHVGAALQLELRVRCLMPVAMQVEQLAATLHFSLEQGGARGRAGSAQRRAGHGPQGQGDGVVLFPQGSPLAGAGMGASLPPALELYEMQDRSPSDSSLTSTGVVCKNMHLLLRRHDSSASLDTPTAGALPAAVAVDDGAQMLRARDITLQPGDNSILFTAPTGEPGSYTLRQLCGSVGRVQFVQSHIYPVVQYEVYSQEPQLTIEPLSDNLLAGIPQKVTFTIATGHYSVKKGDALQLSNTDSMPILHSSCCSATVLSSTGERMGESALSIQSSEKVTSISLPPTPPYHTLEFQLEVLCHIPPTPFKPDIERLTNGEVRHRPKSHNHADSGMINIDQKVSIDCPWSIYSTLIALTFYVPFKAKHSILSAGKRKYIQVCLQNVSDTNFHLADPVLTERQPTVSMELLSLNVKTQQPVCSQQSVFCLWEMRWAKPLPLCLQCAFSASFAPVSASDTHTAFKPYRYEFQLDRVSTLYSLKAEILPPSGDQHCRTGALCGLEVSITRQAEPSETEGEEEESTEIEGLRTTKLMYEVVDNSSNWAVCGKSSGVVSMPVAVSATHRVQMEVMPLFAGHLPFPNIKVFKYLPHNAVPAIQPDTDSCLENDTISLLDKGLDDQGDTASIRSRGSVHSVGSGEQQRGLPMPRLEPFSPGQVFYWSQGRQVLVLPVTDDHVMEVNVT is encoded by the exons ATGGAGGCCCATGAAGAAAAGCCAATCATCTACACTATGGAAAACAAGCCGATTGTGACAT GTGCTGGCGACCAGAGCCTGTTCActtctctctacacctctctggcACAGCAGTTACCCAGGGAGTCCATGGAGTGGAGGAG GTCCTACGGACGCGCACCAAAGATGATTCACCTCGAGGCCAACTTTGTTCAGTTCAAAGAGGAGCTACTTCCTAAGGATGGAAACAGAGCCCTGCTCACCTTTCCCTTCCTGCACATATACTGGACAGACTGTTGT gacaCTGAGATGTACAAGGCATCGGTGAAGGATGACATGCTGCGGTGGCAGAGCACCCTGCGGCTGCACGGCTCGGTGGACTGGCTCATCGTGGTGGTGGAGAGCGAAGCCAAGAAGAAGAACAAGACCAACATCCTGCCGCGCACCTCCATCGTGGACAAGATCCGCAACGACTTCTGCAACAAGCAGAGCGACAG GTGTGTAGTTCTGTCGGACCCTCTGAAGGAGTCGTCTCGGTCCCAGGATTCGTGGAGCTCCTTCCTGACCAAGCTGCGCACCTTGCTGCTCATGTCCTTCACCAAGAACCTGGGCCGTTTCGAGGATGACATGCGCACTCTTCGCGAGAAACGCACTGAGCCCGGCTGGAGCTTCTGCGAGTACTTCATGGTGCAG gAGGAGTTGGCCTTTGTGTTTGAGATGCTGCAGCAGTTTGAGGATGCCCTGGTCCAGTACGATGAGCTGGACGCTCTCTTCACTCAGTATGTCCTCAACTTTGGGGCTGGAG ACGGGGCCAACTGGCTGGGCTCGTTCTGTGCCCCGGTGAAGCGCTGGAGCGGGCTGCTCCTGCGGCGGCCCATCGACATGGAGAAGCGCGAGCTGATCCAGCGCGGCGAGGCCAGCCTGCTGGACCTGCGCAGCTACTTGTTCTCCCGCCAGTGTACCCTGCTCATCTTCCTCCAGAGGCCCTGGGAGGTCACCCAACGAGCCCTGGAGCTGCTGCACAATTGCGTCCAGGAGCTGCGCCTGCTCGAG gtgtatgtggTCCAGGGGGCGTTGGACTGCTGGGTGTTCCTCAGCTGTCTGGAAGTGCTCCACAGGATCGAGGGCTGCTGCGACCGCGCCCAGCTAGAGGCCAACTGCTCCCACACTGTCGGCCTGTGGACCTACGCCACGGAGAAG CTAAAGTCTCTGGGCTACCTGTGTGGCCTCGTGGCCGAGAAGGTCCCCACCTCCGAGGACCTAAACCGCACCGTGGACCTTTTGGCTGGCCTGGGGGAAGAGAGACCAGAGACGG TCAACAGCCTGCAGAGCCCTTACAAAAAACTCAATGAGGCCTTATCGTCTGTGGAGGCATTTGAAAAACACTATCTG GAGCTGTCTCATGCTGCTATGGAGATGTACAGAGCCATAGGCAGGATGCGCTCAGCCCGGCTCATTGGGAAGAGTCTAGCTGAGTTTTACAT GAAGAAAGGTGACccggagagagcagagagcttcCTTgatgactctctgaggtcatacGTGGCAGAGGGGTGGAGCCTGCAGGTGACTCATACCAGGAAGCAGATGGCCGAGTGTCAGAAGCTCCTGCAGCAGACTGAAGA CTACCTGCAGACCAGTGCCTTGCTGGCGGGCGACGCCAAcctgacagaggaggagaggaagcacTTCTGCCAGGAGATCCTTACCTTCGCCAGCCAGCCCCCGGCACCCtcag ACCAGACTGTGGCTCTGAGCATGGCGGCGTTCGCCCAGCTGCGCCAGATGCAGTTCAGCCCGCCTGGCGCCGTGGTGCACGTGGGTGCCGCCCTGCAGCTGGAGCTGCGCGTGCGCTGCCTGATGCCTGTGGCCATGCAGGTGGAGCAGCTGGCTGCCACTCTCCATTTCAGCCTGGAGCAGGGCGGGGCGAGGGGCCGTGCGGGTAGCGCCCAGAGGAGGGCGGGCCATGGACCACAAGGCCAGGGGGACGGGGTGGTCCTGTTCCCCCAGGGAAGCCCCCTAGCTGGGGCCGGGATGGGCGCTTCGCTACCCCCCGCCCTGGAGCTTTACGAAATGCAGGACCGCAGCCCGTCGGACAGCTCGCTCACCTCCACGGGGGTGGTGTGTAAGAACATGCACCTGCTGCTGCGGCGCCACGACAGCTCCGCCTCCCTAGACACGCCCACCGCCGGTGCCCTCCCGGCAGCGGTCGCCGTGGACGACGGGGCCCAGATGTTGAGGGCACGCGACATAACGCTGCAGCCCGGCGACAACAGCATCTTGTTCACGGCCCCG ACTGGAGAGCCGGGCTCGTACACGTTACGTCAGCTGTGCGGGAGCGTGGGGAGAGTCCAGTTTGTCCAGTCTCACATCTACCCTGTGGTGCAGTACGAGGTCTACTCCCAGGAGCCTCAGCTCACCATCGAGCCCCTCTCAG ACAACCTGTTGGCAGGCATTCCCCAGAAGGTGACATTCACCATAGCAACAGGCCACTACAGTGTGAAGAAGGGTGACGCGTTGCAGCTTAGCAATACAGACTCCATGCCCATCCTCCACTCTAGCTGCTGCTCTGCTACCGTCCTGTCCAGCACGGGAG AGCGCATGGGGGAGAGTGCTCTTTCCATCCAGTCATCGGAGAAGGTGACCAGCATCtccctgccccccacccctccctaccACACCCTGGAGTTCCAGCTGGAGGTGCTGTGCCACATCCCCCCCACGCCCTTCAAGCCCGACATTGAGCGTCTCACCAACGGCGAGGTCCGCCACCGGCCCAAGAGCCACAACCACGCAGACAGTGGCATGATCAACATCGACCAAAAG GTCTCCATCGACTGTCCTTGGTCCATCTACTCCACTCTCATAGCCCTCACCTTCTATGTCCCTTTCAAAGCCAAGCACTCAATACTCTCTGCTGGGAAAAg GAAGTACATACAGGTGTGTCTCCAGAACGTGTCTGACACAAACTTCCACCTGGCGGACCCGGTCCTCACAGAGCGCCAGCCCACAGTCTCGATGGAGCTGCTCTCACTCAATGTTAAAACGCAACAG CCGGTGTGCAGTCAGCAGTCAGTCTTCTGCCTGTGGGAGATGCGTTGGGCCAAACCCCTCCCGCTGTGCCTGCAGTGTGCATTCTCCGCCAGCTTCGCGCCCGTCTCCGcctcggacacacacacagccttcaaaCCCTACCGCTACGAGTTCCAGCTGGACCGGGTCTCT ACCCTTTACAGTTTGAAGGCGGAGATCTTGCCGCCGTCCGGGGACCAGCACTGTCGCACCGGCGCCCTCTGTGGCCTCGAGGTGTCCATCACACGGCAGGCGGAGCCCAGCGAGactgaaggggaggaggaggagtctacggAAATAGAGGGCCTGAGGACCACCAAGCTCATGTATGAAG TGGTGGACAACAGCAGTAACTGGGCGGTGTGTGGCAAGAGCTCGGGGGTGGTGTCCATGCCCGTGGCTGTCAGCGCCACACACAGGGTTCAGATGGAGGTCATGCCCCTGTTCGCCGGTCACCTGCCCTTCCCCAACATCAAAGTGTTCAAGTACCTGCCCCACAATGCCGTCCCAGCCATTCAGCCCGACACGG ACAGCTGCTTGGAGAACGACACCATATCCCTGCTGGACAAAGGGCTGGACGACCAGGGCGACACGGCCAGCATCCGCAGCCGGGGCAGCGTCCACTCTGTGGGCAGCGGGGAGCAGCAGAGGGGTCTGCCCATGCCCCGCCTGGAGCCCTTCAGTCCGGGACAGGTGTTCTATTGGAGCCAGGGGCGGCAGGTGCTGGTGCTGCCCGTTACTGATGACCACGTGATGGAGGTTAACGTCACATGA